Proteins co-encoded in one Candidatus Flexicrinis proximus genomic window:
- a CDS encoding discoidin domain-containing protein, with the protein MRKFVLVLLVVLLNALAGAQDAVPGPLVEHNGQQLFLSGINLAWINFARDLRDFDEPRFVAALDEIAAARGNTLRWWLHTDGSTSPLYGEDGKVTGLGENDLENLRRGLDLAYERGILVMPTLWSHDMMNTREGIPTDANKLLIENPEYTQAYIDNALVPMVTALAGHPAIVAWEIFNEPEGTTDLGWTDVRTDMASIQQFVNLLAGAIHRADPAAKVTNGSWNMQVLTDVDGFFNYYTDARLVEAGGDPDGTLNFYQVHYYPEWFDETTSPFHNPYSHWELDKPLVIGEFPAKAIANLGMGFRPRKQLRNSMETYEFLLENGYAGALSWTFYESPHGKMLDAAAGMLRVSNLAPDNVRVDIGEIDRIPVIAAPIENLVVNNDVPAIENYVDLNTVFSDAEGLPLAFELTGNSNPDTVGAAISETGALSLTFAVGSTGTASLEITAVDAAGHTSKTGFTVQVVDPNRGNVALGKAAAATTLESTAYDAPLAVDGLPNTRWSSTYNDEQILTVDLGGVFNVGQVVLRWEAAFGLNYEIQVWDGQAWQTVIAEPNSDGQIDDLALPEPVDTRYIRMNGHVRGTEWGFSLWEFEVYGTSVESGDAALETTPPDLAVVETNEQPAATGAETVLHTFEADTEGFLLADYWAGGKGVSAAEGALALALVTTGGSWQEGGVYVQPAGGADWSAYGQLSVDIFVPEGGDGFLSQIFVKTGADWTWANTGDTPLMAGEWTTVTADLSALGELTAVGEYGIKVGSSTAVFDGSVLIDNLRLIAVEQAAPAGDGEMASEETVLNTFDADAEGFQLADYWAGGKGVSAADGTLVLALVTTGGGTWQEGGVFVQPAGGADWSEYAELSVDIYLPEGADGFLSQIFMKTGTDWTWTNTPDTALVAGAWTTVTADLSAMGDLGAVGEYGIKIGTSQTAFEGQALIDNIRLVRKTAAAAPAGPVTPSVTAITAVTPLQASVAQYGMIEFAVEMDAAYNNPYDPTEIRLDGRFTSPSGEVVLVPGFYFEDHAYLRGIPVSTGETSWRVRFTPVESGDYSYRIIATTLSGSARSSAGSFAVTASDNPGFVRVDSRNPRYMAFDNGAPYYPIGLNIGWSTGDTIADYTTWLDGLSGAGGNFMRVWMAPWDMAIEWIDTGLGNYDNRQAAAYELDRVVQLAAERDVYMMLSLLNHGQFSTSTNPQWDENPYNSANGGPCDEPACFADNPDAVRLWNQRLRYIVARWGYSPNIMSWEFWNEVNWTPLAGEAVLGPWIQRSAAVIRNLDPYDHLLTTSGSRITDAEVWKDLDYTQDHYYDMPDLQRLFNNVAPEWAAAYPDKPYLIGEFGSPLEIDREGVLIHLGIWSAVMNGASGTGMTWWWDTYVQPNALWNDLFRGISAYLAGEDLAAERWRLAGAEFADRTAARVYGLQTDDTALLWVSSRSYSNTYLQKAYNDNLRNQAADPYDFTFPPVEGSVLVVDGLTDGAYTIEIWNTVLGYVIQTMDAQSAGGSLTVALPQFTKDLALKVKSGTK; encoded by the coding sequence ATGCGCAAGTTCGTACTCGTATTACTGGTTGTCCTCTTAAACGCACTAGCGGGCGCGCAGGATGCCGTTCCCGGCCCGCTGGTCGAACACAACGGGCAGCAGTTGTTCCTGAGCGGCATCAATCTGGCCTGGATCAACTTTGCCCGCGACCTGCGCGACTTCGATGAGCCGCGCTTTGTGGCAGCGCTCGACGAGATTGCCGCGGCGCGCGGCAACACCCTGCGCTGGTGGCTGCACACCGACGGCAGCACGTCGCCGCTCTACGGCGAAGACGGTAAAGTCACCGGCCTGGGCGAAAACGACCTCGAAAACCTGCGGCGCGGGCTTGATTTGGCCTACGAGCGCGGCATTCTGGTCATGCCGACGCTGTGGTCGCACGATATGATGAATACGCGCGAAGGCATCCCGACCGACGCGAACAAGCTGCTGATTGAAAACCCCGAATACACGCAGGCGTATATCGACAACGCGCTGGTGCCGATGGTGACGGCGCTGGCCGGACATCCGGCTATTGTGGCGTGGGAAATCTTCAACGAGCCGGAAGGCACGACCGATCTGGGCTGGACGGACGTCCGCACCGATATGGCGTCGATCCAGCAGTTCGTCAACCTGCTGGCCGGGGCGATCCACCGCGCCGATCCCGCCGCCAAGGTCACCAATGGCTCCTGGAACATGCAGGTGCTGACCGACGTGGACGGCTTCTTCAACTACTACACCGATGCGCGGCTGGTCGAGGCGGGCGGAGACCCCGACGGCACGCTCAATTTCTATCAGGTGCATTACTATCCCGAGTGGTTCGACGAGACCACTTCGCCGTTCCATAACCCGTATTCGCACTGGGAGCTGGATAAGCCGCTGGTGATCGGCGAATTCCCGGCCAAGGCGATTGCCAACCTCGGCATGGGCTTCCGGCCGCGCAAGCAGCTTCGCAACAGCATGGAAACCTACGAATTTCTGCTCGAAAACGGCTACGCCGGCGCGCTGTCGTGGACGTTTTACGAGAGCCCGCACGGCAAGATGCTCGACGCGGCCGCCGGGATGCTGCGCGTCTCCAACCTCGCGCCGGACAATGTGCGGGTCGACATCGGCGAGATCGACCGGATTCCGGTGATCGCCGCGCCGATCGAAAACCTGGTCGTCAACAACGATGTCCCGGCCATTGAGAACTACGTCGACCTGAACACGGTCTTCTCCGACGCCGAAGGGCTGCCGCTGGCCTTCGAACTCACCGGGAACTCCAACCCGGATACGGTGGGCGCGGCCATCAGCGAAACCGGAGCGCTGTCGCTGACCTTTGCGGTCGGCAGTACGGGTACGGCCTCCCTCGAAATCACGGCCGTCGACGCGGCCGGACACACCAGCAAGACCGGGTTCACCGTGCAGGTGGTCGACCCGAACCGTGGCAACGTCGCCCTTGGCAAAGCCGCCGCCGCGACGACCCTGGAAAGCACGGCCTATGATGCGCCACTGGCGGTCGATGGCCTGCCCAACACCCGCTGGTCGAGTACGTATAACGACGAACAAATCCTGACGGTCGACCTTGGCGGCGTATTCAATGTCGGCCAGGTCGTGCTGCGCTGGGAAGCTGCTTTCGGCCTGAACTACGAGATTCAGGTGTGGGACGGCCAAGCGTGGCAGACGGTGATCGCGGAGCCGAACAGCGACGGCCAGATTGACGATCTGGCGCTGCCGGAACCGGTCGACACGCGCTATATCCGCATGAACGGCCATGTGCGTGGAACCGAGTGGGGCTTCTCGCTGTGGGAATTTGAAGTCTATGGCACGTCGGTTGAGAGCGGCGATGCCGCGCTGGAAACAACACCGCCCGACCTCGCGGTGGTCGAGACGAACGAGCAACCGGCCGCGACCGGCGCGGAAACCGTGCTGCACACGTTCGAGGCCGATACGGAAGGCTTCCTGCTGGCGGATTACTGGGCAGGCGGAAAAGGCGTCAGCGCGGCGGAGGGCGCATTGGCGCTGGCGCTGGTGACAACCGGCGGAAGCTGGCAGGAAGGCGGCGTCTATGTCCAACCGGCAGGCGGCGCAGACTGGTCGGCCTACGGCCAGCTTTCGGTCGATATCTTCGTGCCAGAGGGCGGGGACGGTTTCCTGAGCCAGATTTTCGTCAAGACCGGTGCCGATTGGACCTGGGCCAATACGGGCGATACCCCGCTGATGGCCGGGGAATGGACGACGGTCACGGCTGATTTGAGCGCGCTGGGCGAGTTGACCGCCGTCGGCGAGTACGGCATCAAAGTCGGCTCGTCGACCGCCGTGTTTGACGGCAGCGTGCTGATCGACAACCTCCGGCTGATTGCAGTCGAACAGGCGGCTCCCGCAGGAGATGGCGAAATGGCGTCGGAAGAGACCGTGCTCAATACGTTCGATGCCGATGCAGAAGGTTTTCAACTGGCCGATTACTGGGCGGGCGGCAAGGGCGTGAGCGCCGCAGACGGTACGCTGGTATTGGCGCTGGTGACGACCGGCGGCGGCACATGGCAGGAAGGCGGCGTGTTTGTCCAGCCGGCGGGCGGGGCGGATTGGTCCGAATATGCCGAACTTTCGGTCGACATCTATCTGCCTGAGGGTGCGGACGGCTTCCTGAGCCAGATCTTCATGAAGACCGGCACTGATTGGACCTGGACCAACACGCCGGATACCGCGCTGGTTGCAGGGGCATGGACGACTGTCACCGCCGACCTGAGCGCGATGGGCGACTTGGGCGCGGTCGGCGAGTACGGCATCAAGATCGGCACCAGCCAGACCGCCTTCGAGGGACAGGCGCTGATCGACAATATCCGGCTGGTCAGGAAGACTGCAGCCGCCGCGCCGGCTGGCCCGGTCACGCCATCGGTGACGGCCATCACGGCCGTGACGCCGCTGCAGGCATCGGTCGCGCAGTACGGCATGATCGAGTTCGCTGTCGAGATGGACGCGGCGTATAACAATCCCTATGACCCGACCGAGATTCGCCTTGACGGCCGCTTTACTTCGCCTTCAGGCGAGGTTGTCCTGGTGCCTGGCTTTTACTTCGAAGACCACGCCTATCTGCGCGGCATTCCGGTGTCCACGGGCGAGACCTCGTGGCGTGTGCGCTTCACGCCTGTCGAATCAGGGGATTACTCCTACCGGATCATCGCTACCACTCTGAGCGGCAGCGCCCGCAGCAGCGCCGGGAGCTTTGCGGTAACTGCTTCGGACAATCCCGGCTTCGTGCGCGTCGATTCGCGCAACCCGCGCTACATGGCCTTCGACAACGGCGCGCCGTACTATCCGATCGGTTTGAACATCGGCTGGAGCACCGGCGACACGATCGCCGATTACACGACCTGGCTGGACGGCCTGAGCGGCGCGGGCGGCAACTTCATGCGCGTCTGGATGGCGCCGTGGGATATGGCGATCGAGTGGATCGACACCGGCCTCGGCAACTACGATAACCGGCAGGCCGCCGCCTACGAACTGGACCGCGTCGTGCAGCTGGCCGCCGAGCGCGATGTGTATATGATGCTGTCGCTGCTCAACCACGGCCAGTTTTCGACCAGCACCAACCCGCAGTGGGACGAAAACCCGTATAACTCGGCCAACGGCGGCCCGTGCGACGAACCGGCGTGCTTTGCCGACAACCCCGACGCGGTCAGGCTGTGGAATCAGCGCCTGCGTTATATCGTCGCCCGCTGGGGTTATTCGCCCAATATCATGTCGTGGGAGTTCTGGAACGAGGTTAACTGGACTCCGCTGGCCGGCGAGGCGGTCCTCGGCCCGTGGATTCAGCGCAGTGCCGCCGTGATCCGCAATCTGGACCCCTATGACCACCTGCTGACCACCTCCGGCTCGCGGATCACCGATGCGGAAGTCTGGAAGGACCTCGACTACACCCAGGACCACTATTACGACATGCCCGACCTGCAGCGGCTGTTCAACAACGTCGCGCCGGAGTGGGCGGCGGCTTACCCCGACAAGCCGTATCTGATCGGGGAGTTCGGCAGCCCGCTGGAGATCGACCGCGAGGGCGTGCTGATTCACCTCGGTATCTGGAGCGCGGTGATGAACGGCGCATCCGGGACGGGCATGACATGGTGGTGGGATACCTATGTGCAGCCGAACGCCCTGTGGAACGACCTGTTCCGCGGCATCTCCGCCTATCTGGCTGGCGAGGACCTGGCCGCCGAGAGGTGGCGGCTGGCGGGGGCTGAGTTCGCCGATCGTACCGCCGCGCGGGTCTATGGCCTGCAGACGGACGACACGGCGCTGCTGTGGGTCTCCAGCCGCAGCTACTCGAATACCTACCTGCAGAAGGCCTATAACGACAATTTGCGCAACCAGGCCGCCGACCCGTACGACTTCACTTTCCCGCCGGTAGAGGGCTCTGTGTTGGTCGTGGATGGGCTGACCGATGGCGCGTATACTATCGAGATATGGAACACGGTGCTCGGCTATGTGATTCAGACCATGGACGCGCAAAGTGCCGGCGGATCGCTGACGGTGGCGCTGCCGCAGTTCACCAAGGACCTGGCCTTGAAAGTGAAGTCAGGCACTAAATAG
- a CDS encoding carbohydrate ABC transporter permease: protein MNTVIAPPTVSDRVFRFLPYTVVLLAAVLMIIPYYWMVIGAFKSLPELQAVPPRFYIENPTLDNFYNAEWTPDAPNIQQIRGLFQRYPDTPGGFMRYYGNSVFVAAVNTVIGLLVASLAAYVLAKHRFPGRNFLFIVILGSMMVPWQVTLIPGFLIVKDFGWIDTFWAMIIPAIPRAYTLFFLRQYMLSIPDELVDAARVDGAGELRIWWQIMLPLVVPAMVAMGLFLFLGEWNNLVWPSVVLQSDQMRTLPLVMSAMVDPYSPPVDLGIVMVAALLVSVPTLVLFLAFQKQFVRGIAMTGLKG from the coding sequence ATGAATACGGTTATCGCACCCCCAACAGTGTCCGACCGCGTTTTCAGGTTTCTGCCCTATACCGTGGTGCTGCTGGCCGCAGTCCTGATGATCATTCCGTATTACTGGATGGTCATCGGCGCCTTCAAGAGCCTGCCGGAACTGCAGGCCGTGCCGCCGCGCTTTTATATCGAGAACCCGACGCTGGACAACTTCTACAATGCAGAGTGGACGCCGGATGCGCCGAATATCCAGCAAATCCGCGGGTTGTTCCAGCGCTACCCGGATACGCCGGGCGGCTTCATGCGCTATTACGGCAACAGCGTATTCGTCGCGGCGGTAAACACGGTGATCGGCCTGCTGGTGGCCTCGCTGGCGGCCTACGTGCTGGCCAAGCATCGATTCCCCGGCCGGAATTTCCTGTTCATCGTGATTCTCGGCTCGATGATGGTGCCGTGGCAGGTGACGCTGATCCCCGGCTTCCTGATCGTCAAAGACTTCGGCTGGATCGACACGTTCTGGGCGATGATCATCCCGGCCATTCCGCGCGCCTACACGCTGTTCTTCCTGCGCCAGTACATGCTGTCGATTCCCGATGAACTGGTCGACGCGGCGCGGGTGGACGGCGCGGGTGAGCTGCGGATCTGGTGGCAGATCATGCTGCCGCTGGTCGTGCCGGCGATGGTGGCGATGGGACTGTTCCTGTTCCTGGGCGAGTGGAATAACCTTGTCTGGCCATCGGTCGTGCTGCAATCCGACCAGATGCGGACGCTGCCGCTGGTCATGTCGGCGATGGTCGATCCCTACTCGCCGCCGGTCGACCTCGGGATCGTAATGGTGGCCGCGCTGCTGGTATCGGTCCCGACGCTGGTGTTATTCCTCGCCTTCCAGAAGCAGTTTGTGCGGGGAATCGCCATGACCGGGTTGAAAGGCTGA
- a CDS encoding sugar ABC transporter permease: MAIAPAVRTPAPPAIQDHRGGIFRQMWRSRTSYTLLLVFFVPFVIFQMIPIVISAGLSMTNYNGSPTQAPEWVGTSNFTQLLSLEFRMIPRQVDEASVEIMFQCGRRKYTATVAQAQIAEGETCAPSYENPKNVLTDGYSEWKVLYTDDYNKLIIGAIDPRFWTAIYNTSIFVMFSVVARLVGGLFLALVLQGQSATNMILRTLFFLPSVTAGVAVTVVWGWIFRGQSYGLVNSMRLQMGATEVIPFLNDANWTMPILVFMAIWGGIGYNMILYLAGLQSIPAELYEAATVDGASTRDKFWHITLPLLRPTTVFLTITGIIGSFQVFDAVYILFAQAAQGMGGVLDSALTIVGYLYERGFRLFQLGYASSIALVLFGIIMVLTLINLRVGRSNEAY, translated from the coding sequence ATGGCAATCGCACCGGCAGTACGCACCCCAGCACCCCCGGCTATTCAAGACCACCGGGGCGGTATCTTCCGTCAGATGTGGCGCTCCCGGACGTCGTACACCCTGCTGCTGGTTTTCTTCGTCCCATTTGTGATCTTTCAGATGATCCCGATTGTGATTTCGGCTGGGTTGAGTATGACGAACTACAACGGCTCGCCAACACAGGCGCCGGAATGGGTCGGGACTAGTAACTTTACCCAGCTGCTCAGCCTGGAATTCAGGATGATCCCCAGGCAGGTGGACGAGGCCAGCGTCGAGATCATGTTCCAGTGCGGGCGCCGCAAGTACACGGCCACCGTGGCACAGGCGCAGATCGCGGAGGGCGAGACCTGCGCCCCATCGTATGAAAACCCGAAAAACGTCCTGACCGATGGCTACAGCGAATGGAAGGTGCTGTATACGGACGACTACAACAAACTGATTATCGGCGCGATTGACCCGCGTTTCTGGACCGCGATCTACAACACCTCGATTTTCGTCATGTTTTCGGTCGTCGCGCGGCTGGTCGGCGGGCTGTTCCTGGCGCTGGTGCTGCAAGGTCAATCGGCAACCAACATGATCCTGCGGACGCTGTTCTTCCTGCCTTCGGTGACGGCAGGCGTGGCGGTCACGGTGGTCTGGGGCTGGATCTTCCGCGGACAATCCTATGGGCTGGTCAATTCGATGCGGCTGCAGATGGGCGCGACGGAGGTGATCCCGTTTCTGAACGACGCGAACTGGACAATGCCAATTCTGGTGTTCATGGCGATCTGGGGCGGCATCGGCTACAACATGATCTTATATTTGGCGGGACTGCAAAGTATCCCCGCGGAACTCTACGAAGCGGCGACCGTCGACGGCGCATCAACGCGCGACAAATTCTGGCACATCACCCTGCCGCTGCTGCGCCCGACGACCGTGTTCTTGACGATTACGGGAATTATCGGCTCGTTTCAGGTATTCGATGCCGTCTACATCCTGTTCGCGCAGGCCGCGCAGGGGATGGGCGGCGTCCTCGACTCGGCGCTGACGATCGTCGGCTACCTGTATGAACGCGGTTTCCGGCTGTTCCAACTGGGCTACGCGTCATCGATCGCGCTGGTGCTGTTCGGCATCATCATGGTCCTCACTCTGATCAATCTGCGCGTCGGGCGCTCGAACGAGGCGTACTAA
- a CDS encoding extracellular solute-binding protein, with protein MKTHKILIVAMLFILAIAVPAHMQDGLTIWITGGENDATTLAAAAEAFTAETGIAVTVEAVGWGDAYSRYLTAINSGSGADMYAGGMSWGISLGGVGGLVDLSSAAFADEVPALLEGNNPEFVKGIIGVDGAIYGVPYNQDVMVMYYLKDNLAQAGFDAPPATWEELAAALEALDAAGLGSGGFGWGHASWLSFQPFLAQAGGAWYADDCSASAVNSEAGLTALEFYTELYDTYGFPQEQASTAGFSTGEVSILFEGEWAALGIDPSYPDLAGKWGIAPMPVGPAGNNASFVGGKGIGIFSYSTKVDEAWQFIKWLQTPEAAAAIAANNFNLSSLWLPPQTVNSVAIAGGEELAGPIAAQLGSTTPPPNCPGWEESNADVNLILQSVLFEGAAFEDALAELQEVLDAALETYGG; from the coding sequence ATGAAAACCCACAAGATTCTCATTGTGGCGATGCTGTTCATATTGGCAATCGCCGTCCCCGCACACATGCAAGATGGACTTACGATCTGGATCACCGGCGGCGAGAACGATGCGACAACGCTGGCCGCGGCGGCTGAAGCCTTCACGGCCGAAACCGGCATTGCCGTCACGGTCGAAGCCGTGGGCTGGGGTGATGCCTATTCGCGTTACCTGACCGCCATCAACAGTGGTTCCGGCGCGGATATGTATGCGGGTGGCATGTCGTGGGGTATTTCGCTGGGCGGCGTCGGCGGCCTGGTCGACCTGAGCAGCGCGGCCTTCGCGGACGAAGTCCCGGCGCTGCTGGAAGGCAATAATCCAGAATTCGTGAAGGGCATCATCGGCGTCGACGGCGCGATCTACGGCGTACCGTACAATCAGGATGTCATGGTGATGTACTACCTCAAGGACAACCTCGCGCAGGCCGGATTCGATGCCCCGCCGGCGACCTGGGAAGAACTGGCGGCGGCGCTTGAAGCCCTCGACGCTGCCGGGCTGGGCAGCGGCGGCTTCGGCTGGGGCCATGCCTCGTGGCTGAGCTTCCAGCCGTTCCTGGCGCAGGCCGGCGGCGCGTGGTATGCCGACGATTGCAGCGCCTCGGCGGTCAACAGCGAAGCCGGTCTGACCGCGCTTGAGTTCTACACCGAGCTGTACGACACCTACGGGTTCCCGCAGGAACAGGCCAGCACGGCGGGTTTCTCCACCGGCGAAGTGTCGATCCTGTTCGAAGGCGAATGGGCCGCGCTCGGTATCGATCCGTCGTACCCCGACCTGGCGGGCAAGTGGGGAATCGCCCCGATGCCGGTTGGCCCGGCCGGTAACAACGCCTCGTTCGTCGGCGGCAAGGGCATCGGTATCTTCTCGTATTCGACCAAGGTCGACGAAGCGTGGCAGTTCATCAAATGGCTGCAAACCCCTGAAGCCGCCGCAGCCATCGCCGCAAACAACTTCAACCTGAGCTCGCTGTGGCTGCCCCCGCAGACCGTCAACAGCGTCGCGATTGCCGGCGGCGAAGAACTGGCTGGCCCGATTGCCGCCCAGCTCGGCTCGACCACCCCGCCGCCCAACTGCCCGGGATGGGAAGAATCGAATGCCGATGTCAACCTGATCCTGCAAAGCGTGCTGTTCGAAGGCGCGGCATTTGAAGACGCGTTGGCCGAGCTGCAGGAGGTTCTGGACGCCGCGCTGGAGACCTACGGCGGCTAA
- a CDS encoding LacI family DNA-binding transcriptional regulator, which produces MAKEVTLRDIAKLADVALSTVSQVLNNKPNVSSETRERVLSAASALGYQQRVTLNTPFVPQLTTVGLLTKRRDGEMLAVNPFYSSVIAGVEHECQRNNINLMYANVEVDKRNYTLNWPAMLLNDVVDGVIVVGAFLEETIVDISRRTGRNIVLVDAYTSADAVFDSVLIDNFHGAETAVNHLVANGHRHIGLIGSNPYSYPSVLERRRGYQAALAANGITDQHIEDGTLERPDAFEATIRLLRRDPKITAVFACNDNTAVGAMNAVRQLGYSVPGDISIVGFDNIDLAQEVMPPLTTIHVDKVLMGTLAMRMLRDRASEPERSAVKAVVTTHLIARESVRQIGD; this is translated from the coding sequence ATGGCAAAAGAAGTTACGCTGCGCGACATCGCAAAACTGGCCGATGTCGCCCTGAGCACGGTTTCGCAAGTTCTGAACAATAAGCCCAACGTATCGTCGGAAACCCGCGAGCGCGTCTTGAGTGCGGCGAGCGCCCTCGGATACCAGCAGCGGGTGACCCTCAACACGCCGTTCGTGCCGCAACTGACCACCGTCGGGCTGCTGACCAAACGCCGCGACGGTGAAATGCTGGCGGTCAACCCGTTCTATTCATCGGTTATCGCCGGCGTGGAGCACGAGTGCCAGCGGAACAATATCAACCTGATGTACGCCAATGTCGAGGTCGACAAGCGCAATTACACGCTCAACTGGCCGGCCATGCTGCTTAACGACGTGGTCGATGGCGTGATCGTGGTGGGCGCATTTCTTGAAGAGACGATCGTCGACATCAGCCGGCGCACAGGGCGAAATATCGTCCTCGTCGATGCCTATACGTCGGCGGATGCCGTGTTCGACAGTGTGCTGATCGACAATTTCCACGGGGCGGAAACCGCCGTCAACCACCTGGTCGCCAACGGCCACCGCCATATCGGCCTGATCGGCAGCAACCCATATTCATACCCGAGCGTCCTTGAGCGCCGCCGTGGCTATCAGGCCGCGCTGGCCGCGAATGGCATCACCGACCAACATATCGAAGACGGGACACTGGAGCGCCCAGACGCCTTCGAGGCCACCATCCGCCTGCTCCGGCGCGATCCGAAGATCACCGCGGTCTTCGCCTGCAATGACAATACAGCCGTCGGCGCGATGAACGCCGTGCGCCAGTTAGGCTACTCTGTCCCCGGCGACATCTCGATCGTCGGCTTCGACAACATCGACCTCGCCCAGGAGGTCATGCCACCGCTCACGACCATCCACGTCGACAAAGTCCTGATGGGGACGCTGGCGATGCGGATGCTGCGCGACCGCGCCAGCGAGCCAGAACGCTCCGCCGTGAAGGCGGTCGTCACGACGCATCTCATCGCGCGGGAGAGCGTGCGTCAGATTGGGGACTAG
- a CDS encoding acetylxylan esterase — translation MTDTYPFPVPETLAVWTAQRESALETFNRLLGDLPPLFIPAPTTHSVEQREGYTLETFSFHNGADDTVHGYFLIPDGVTEPAPAVFYLHAHGGNYGRGKDELFRESPMGKSPVADFMAAGYVVMAIDCYAFGARQTQGPGGPMPAGREVETAWFKRHLWEGKTLWGMIVRDDQLGLNLLLSRPEVDPTRVAITGMSLGGSRATWLGALDSRVKSVIPVAQMTRYADFAAAGDFTGHSVYYFVPGALVSGVDMEILTSLVAPRSQLILIGDSDPLSPFEGVRKIDAYTQRVYTLYGVPAQFETVVYEGIKHAYTPDMYAAALAQLKKDLR, via the coding sequence TTGACCGACACTTATCCCTTCCCGGTTCCCGAGACCCTGGCCGTCTGGACGGCACAACGCGAGTCCGCGCTCGAGACGTTCAACCGCCTGCTGGGTGATCTGCCGCCGCTGTTCATCCCCGCTCCGACCACCCACAGCGTCGAACAACGCGAAGGCTACACGCTGGAAACCTTCTCGTTCCACAACGGCGCCGACGATACCGTCCACGGCTATTTCCTGATCCCCGACGGCGTAACCGAACCCGCCCCGGCGGTCTTCTATCTGCACGCGCACGGCGGAAACTACGGCCGCGGCAAAGATGAACTGTTTCGCGAAAGCCCGATGGGTAAATCTCCGGTGGCTGATTTTATGGCGGCGGGCTATGTCGTGATGGCGATCGACTGCTACGCGTTTGGCGCCCGCCAGACCCAGGGGCCAGGCGGGCCGATGCCGGCGGGACGCGAAGTCGAAACCGCGTGGTTCAAGCGCCATCTCTGGGAAGGAAAGACACTGTGGGGCATGATCGTCCGCGACGACCAGCTCGGGCTTAATCTGCTGCTCTCCCGCCCGGAAGTCGATCCCACCCGCGTGGCGATCACCGGCATGAGCCTGGGCGGATCGCGTGCAACCTGGCTCGGCGCGCTGGACAGCCGCGTCAAGTCGGTCATTCCCGTCGCGCAGATGACCCGCTACGCCGATTTCGCGGCCGCCGGTGATTTCACCGGCCACAGCGTCTACTACTTTGTGCCGGGCGCGCTCGTGTCCGGCGTGGATATGGAGATCCTGACCAGCCTTGTCGCCCCCCGTTCGCAGCTCATCCTGATCGGCGACAGCGACCCGCTTTCGCCGTTCGAAGGCGTGCGCAAGATCGACGCGTATACCCAGCGTGTCTATACGCTGTACGGCGTGCCGGCGCAGTTCGAAACGGTCGTCTATGAAGGGATCAAACACGCCTATACGCCGGATATGTACGCCGCCGCGCTCGCCCAGCTAAAGAAAGACCTGCGCTGA
- a CDS encoding alpha/beta fold hydrolase, which produces MRRWVIVVLALFGTLGLSAAQTAEVVPVGTDVEIEAADGALLRGTLYFPLEMSSEAAPAVLLMHQNNGRRGDWLPLISALNAAGYAALAVDLRGFGETGGTRDFALAQQDTQDWLFYLQNAQDIDAARTATIGASVGANLALVGCSVNEACLTAVALSPGLNFFNVEPEPELISGGLSEKSALLIVSQRDSESVRGVKQMASSATGEVAMRVYGGGLHGTGLFMTRTDSLLPLIVNWLDEMLLAAPE; this is translated from the coding sequence ATGCGCCGTTGGGTCATCGTGGTCTTGGCGCTGTTTGGGACGTTGGGCCTCAGTGCTGCTCAAACAGCGGAAGTTGTCCCGGTTGGGACGGACGTTGAAATTGAGGCAGCAGACGGGGCGCTGCTGCGCGGCACGCTGTACTTCCCTTTGGAGATGTCCAGTGAAGCGGCCCCCGCCGTTTTGCTGATGCACCAGAATAACGGACGCCGCGGCGACTGGCTTCCGTTAATTTCCGCGCTCAATGCAGCCGGATATGCCGCGCTGGCCGTTGACCTGCGCGGGTTTGGGGAAACCGGCGGCACGCGCGACTTCGCACTAGCCCAGCAGGATACCCAGGATTGGCTGTTTTACCTCCAGAACGCGCAGGACATCGACGCGGCGCGTACGGCGACCATCGGCGCCAGCGTCGGCGCGAATCTCGCGCTGGTCGGCTGCTCGGTGAACGAGGCCTGCCTGACGGCTGTCGCGCTCTCGCCCGGATTGAACTTCTTCAACGTAGAGCCGGAGCCGGAGCTGATTAGCGGCGGACTCAGCGAGAAGTCGGCGCTGCTCATCGTCAGCCAGCGCGACTCGGAAAGCGTACGCGGCGTCAAGCAGATGGCCTCCAGCGCGACCGGCGAAGTTGCCATGCGTGTGTACGGCGGCGGACTACACGGGACGGGTCTGTTCATGACGCGGACCGACTCGCTGCTGCCGCTGATCGTCAACTGGCTCGATGAGATGCTGCTCGCTGCGCCTGAATAA